Genomic DNA from Deltaproteobacteria bacterium GWC2_65_14:
AGAGATCCGACGCGCTCTCGCATTCCCTGTTCAGTTTTCAAAGATCCGGTGAAACGGTGCGTCCCGGAACATAAGGACGGACTAACTAATATATGAAAAGCCGTGCGAACTGTCAAGCCCAAACCGCTTTGCCGAGTGTATTTACCCCCGGGGACGTACCGCAAGACAACGGGGGGACCTGCCGGAAAACCGTGAAGGCTGCCTCTTGCGTTGTTCGAGCGAGGGGGAACTATAGCCCAATCCTCCGGGGAGGGCAAGAATAATCTTGCACCCCCCTCCGGATCAATCGAACGCGACGATCACGAACTCCTTCTTCCCGATCTTCAGCCGGACCTCCCCGCCCGGTTCGATCCGACGGGACGGGTCGGTCGCCTTCTCGCCGTCGATCTCCAGACCGCCCTGCTCGATCAGGCGGCGCGCGGAGGACTTGGAACGGAAGCTCTCCGACACCGCGGAGACCACCGCTGCCAGTTCGGTCTTCCCCCGGAGCAGCGCCCCGGAAACCCTCCGGGCGTCCTCCGGGAATTCCTTCCGGGAGAAGCGGGCGCGGAACCCCTCCTCCGCGGCGGCGGCCGCCGCGGGACCGTGGAACCGCGCGACGATCTCCCGCGCCAGCGCGGTCTTGGCCTCCATCGGATGGCGCGTCCCGTTCGCGATCCCCTCCTTCAGCCTCTCCAGCTCCCGCACGGAGATGTCGGAGAGGAGCTCGTAGTATTTCAGCATCAGGTCGTCCGGCACCGACATCATCTTCCCGAAGATCGCGTCCGGCGGCTCGGTGATCCCCACGTAGTTCCCCAGGCTCTTGCTCATCTTGTGGACCCCGTCGAGTCCCACGAGAAGGGGCGTCGTGATCACGATCTGCGGCTCCTGCCCAAAGACCCTCTGGAGGTCGCGCCCGACGAGGAGGTTGAACTTCTGGTCGGTCCCGCCCAGCTCCACGTCGGCCGAAAGCGCGACCGAGTCGTACCCCTGGAAGAGGGGGTAGAGGAACTCGTGGATCGAGATCGGTCGCTCCTCCTCGTAGCGCCGCCGGAAGTCGTCCCGCTCCAGCATCCTGGCCACCGTCATCTGGGCGGCGACCCGGACCATCTCCTCGATCGGCAGCGGGGAGAGCCACTCGGAGTTGAACCGCACCTCGGTCCGCTCCGGGTCGAGGATCTTGAAGATCTGCTCCTTGTAGGTCACGGCGTTGCGGTCGACGTCCTCCCGCGTGAGCGCCTTCCGGGTCTCCGTCTTGCCGCTGGGGTCGCCGATCATGCCGGTGAAGTCCCCGATGAGGAAGATCACCTGGTGCCCCGCCTCCTGGAAATGCTTCAGCTTCTGGATGAGGACGGTGTGGCCCAGGTGGAGGTCCGGGGCGGTCGGATCGAACCCCGCCTTCACCCGCAAGGGGCGCTTCTCCTTCGCGGCCCTGCGGAGCTTGCCCGCCAGCTCCTCCTCCGTGATCAGGTCGACCGTCCCCCGCCGGAGGGATTTCAGAACCGCTTCCATGTCTCCTGGCTCCTCATCTGGGATTCCGACATCCGGAAGGATTGTACCTCCAGGCAGCCTCCCGTTTCCGGATCGATGTCGAAGAAGACTCCGGCCGCCTCCGCCTCGCCGGCGGCCACCTCGAACCGCGCGGGAAGCAGGGAGAGGAAGCGGCCGAGGACCTCGTCGGGGTTCATCCCGATCACCGACCGGATCGGACCGCACATCCCGGCGTCGGTGATGTACCCGGTCCCCCCGGGAAGCCGCTGGGCGTCGACCGTCTGCACGTGGGTGTGGGTCCCGGCCACCGCGGACACCTTCCCGTCCAGGTGGAACGCCATCGCCCGCTTCTCCGAGGTGGCCTCCGCGTGGAAATCGACGAGGACGGCCGCAGCACCCCGCTTCATCTCGGGAAGCGCGGCGTCCATCCAGCGGAAGGGGCAGTCGCAATGCCCCATGAACACCCGCCCCATCAGCGACACGACCGCGTAGGGTGTCCCGCTTCTCCCCCGGAAGAGGCCCCACCCCCGTCCCTCGGTCCCCGGCGGGTAGTTCGCGGGACGGAGAACCCGCTCCTCCCCCCGGATGAGGGGAAGCCCCTCCCGCTTGTCCCAGACATGGTTCCCGCTGGTGAGGACGTCCACTCCGGCGTCGAACAACTCCCGGACGACCGGCTCCGTCACGCCGGTGCCGCCCGCCGCGTTCTCCCCGTTCGCGACGACGAGATCGACGTCCCGGTGCTCCCGAAGCCTCGACAGGAACTCCCGGACCGCCCGGCGGCCGGGCTTGCCGACGATGTCGCCTAGGAATAAGATCCACATGGAACAGCCGGGACGGACCTGGAGCGAAAGAGCAGGGACGGTCCTGGAGACCGCTCTCTCCATCCATGACCCTGGGTCGTGAACTGCAACCCCTTCTGCCACCAATCCAGCCTCACTTCAGGACCGTCCCTTCGTTGCTGGGTCGTGGAATG
This window encodes:
- a CDS encoding tyrosine--tRNA ligase codes for the protein MEAVLKSLRRGTVDLITEEELAGKLRRAAKEKRPLRVKAGFDPTAPDLHLGHTVLIQKLKHFQEAGHQVIFLIGDFTGMIGDPSGKTETRKALTREDVDRNAVTYKEQIFKILDPERTEVRFNSEWLSPLPIEEMVRVAAQMTVARMLERDDFRRRYEEERPISIHEFLYPLFQGYDSVALSADVELGGTDQKFNLLVGRDLQRVFGQEPQIVITTPLLVGLDGVHKMSKSLGNYVGITEPPDAIFGKMMSVPDDLMLKYYELLSDISVRELERLKEGIANGTRHPMEAKTALAREIVARFHGPAAAAAAEEGFRARFSRKEFPEDARRVSGALLRGKTELAAVVSAVSESFRSKSSARRLIEQGGLEIDGEKATDPSRRIEPGGEVRLKIGKKEFVIVAFD
- a CDS encoding metallophosphoesterase codes for the protein MWILFLGDIVGKPGRRAVREFLSRLREHRDVDLVVANGENAAGGTGVTEPVVRELFDAGVDVLTSGNHVWDKREGLPLIRGEERVLRPANYPPGTEGRGWGLFRGRSGTPYAVVSLMGRVFMGHCDCPFRWMDAALPEMKRGAAAVLVDFHAEATSEKRAMAFHLDGKVSAVAGTHTHVQTVDAQRLPGGTGYITDAGMCGPIRSVIGMNPDEVLGRFLSLLPARFEVAAGEAEAAGVFFDIDPETGGCLEVQSFRMSESQMRSQETWKRF